Proteins encoded within one genomic window of Phototrophicus methaneseepsis:
- a CDS encoding acyl-CoA carboxylase subunit beta — MNANPKINLLEQKRAEGQLGGGEDRIQRQHDAGRNTARERINLLLDPGTFREVDAFIEHRATNFGMDKQKFLGDSVVTGWGTIDGRLVYVYSQDFTVFGGSVGRVHAQKILKIMEMAMKTGAPIIGLNDSGGARIQEGVDALSGFADIFLQNTLASGVIPQISVIMGPCAGGAVYSPALTDFTIMVRNTSYMFITGPNVVKQVLNEDVSFDELGGADVHASESGVCHLVGEDETEALLLVRELLSYLPQNNMEDSPYQPTTDDPLRADEQLNTFIPNDATKPYDMKELIEIIVDDGHFFEVHENYAANIIVGYARLGGQAVGIVANQPMVLAGVLDINASEKAARFVRTCDAFNIPIITFVDVPGYLPGKDQEHAGIIRSGAKLLYAYCEATVPKLTVTTRKSYGGAYCVMSSKHLRGDLNLAWPTAEIAVMGPEGAVEIINRRELAEADDPVAKKKELAEEYRATFANPYITASRGYIDDVIVPSETRARLINALQVFANKRDDNPPKKHGNIPL, encoded by the coding sequence ATGAATGCAAATCCCAAAATCAATTTGCTAGAGCAAAAACGTGCAGAAGGCCAATTAGGAGGTGGTGAAGACCGCATTCAACGCCAGCATGATGCTGGACGCAATACCGCCCGGGAACGGATTAACCTGCTTCTTGACCCTGGAACGTTCCGGGAAGTCGATGCTTTTATTGAGCATCGTGCGACGAACTTCGGCATGGATAAACAAAAATTCCTTGGTGATAGCGTCGTCACAGGCTGGGGTACCATCGATGGCCGCCTTGTCTATGTTTATTCCCAGGATTTCACAGTTTTTGGCGGCAGTGTTGGCCGGGTCCATGCCCAAAAAATCCTCAAAATTATGGAAATGGCGATGAAGACCGGCGCGCCAATCATCGGGTTGAACGACAGCGGCGGCGCTCGCATTCAGGAAGGCGTTGATGCGCTTTCCGGCTTCGCTGATATTTTCCTCCAAAATACCCTCGCCAGCGGTGTGATCCCACAAATCAGCGTCATCATGGGGCCATGTGCAGGCGGTGCCGTCTACAGCCCTGCGCTGACGGATTTCACCATTATGGTGCGTAATACCAGTTATATGTTCATCACCGGACCCAACGTTGTAAAGCAGGTCCTCAACGAAGACGTCAGCTTTGATGAGCTGGGCGGCGCGGATGTCCATGCGAGTGAATCCGGCGTGTGCCACCTGGTCGGCGAAGATGAAACAGAAGCGCTTTTGCTGGTCCGGGAGCTGCTGAGCTACCTGCCACAAAATAACATGGAAGACTCACCCTACCAGCCAACAACAGATGATCCGCTGCGGGCTGATGAACAGCTCAATACGTTCATCCCCAACGATGCGACAAAGCCTTACGATATGAAAGAACTCATCGAGATTATCGTTGACGATGGGCACTTCTTCGAAGTTCACGAAAATTATGCGGCCAATATCATCGTTGGCTATGCGCGCCTTGGCGGGCAAGCCGTTGGCATCGTTGCCAACCAGCCGATGGTGCTAGCAGGCGTATTGGATATCAATGCGAGCGAAAAAGCAGCGCGCTTCGTGCGGACCTGTGATGCCTTCAACATCCCCATTATCACCTTCGTTGATGTCCCAGGCTATTTGCCCGGTAAAGATCAGGAACATGCAGGCATCATCCGCAGCGGTGCGAAGTTGCTCTATGCATACTGCGAAGCCACTGTCCCCAAGCTCACCGTCACCACGCGCAAATCATATGGCGGCGCTTACTGCGTGATGAGCAGCAAGCACCTGCGTGGTGATCTGAACCTGGCATGGCCCACTGCTGAAATCGCGGTAATGGGCCCTGAAGGCGCCGTAGAGATTATCAATCGGCGTGAACTGGCAGAAGCAGACGACCCCGTCGCCAAAAAGAAAGAACTTGCAGAAGAATATCGCGCAACCTTCGCGAACCCGTACATTACAGCTTCACGCGGCTACATTGACGACGTGATTGTCCCGTCGGAAACACGTGCCCGGCTCATCAATGCATTGCAGGTGTTCGCCAACAAGCGCGATGACAACCCGCCGAAGAAGCACGGCAATATTCCGCTTTAA